One window from the genome of Nicotiana tomentosiformis chromosome 5, ASM39032v3, whole genome shotgun sequence encodes:
- the LOC138892601 gene encoding uncharacterized protein, which translates to MAPYEALYRRRCHSPVGWLAHEEARLLGTDLAQYALGKVKMTQDQLCTKQSRQKSYADRKICDVAFMVGERVLLRVSLMKGVMRFGKKGKLSPRYIRPFEILERVGEVAYKLAFPPSLSVVHPVIHVSMLWKYHGDPSHVLYFSLVQLDKDLTYEEESVAILAR; encoded by the coding sequence atggctccttatgaggccttatataggaggcgatgtcattctccagttggttggctTGCGCATGAAGAGGCTCGactgttgggtaccgatttggctCAGTATGCTTTGGGAAAGGTCAAGATGACTCAGGATCAACTTTGTACAAaacagtctaggcaaaagagttatgccgatcggaaaatatgtgatgttgcattcatggttggagagagggttttgcttcgggtttcactcatgaagggtgtgatgaggtttgggaagaagggcaagttgagccctaggtatattagacCCTTTGAGATCCTTGAAAGAGTTGGTgaagtggcctacaagcttgcatttccacctagcTTATCAGTAGTTCACCCGGTGATACATGtctccatgctctggaagtatcatggtgatccatcccatgtattatatttcagcttagtccaattggacaaggatttgacttacgaggaggagtcggtggccattctagcacggtag